A window of Longibacter salinarum contains these coding sequences:
- a CDS encoding YihY/virulence factor BrkB family protein, protein MSERPFSATTIQRLRAHGLYYARGLYAEVAGKNLFLWAQAIAFKVLVTIVPIVILATGLVGRVLRGNDAFAAVARFIHDFLPPSQSHQVVNFLHQLQVSSGTIVGIGGVGLFLSAVSLFITLRIAVGNAFEQDWHEGRTIVGGYLFDVRMVLQVGVLFVVTIGMSVFAQSIDGFEMLAFAGLDQPWVREGWRRVIQTLGLFVPFFITTAMFFQLYYFVPKPSPRKRSALSGALMAGVLWEMAKQIFTYYATYVGKFDRYATEGLGALGNTFALIIAFVFWVYFSGIVLMLGAVIASLREHRHVTSGLLPGEQPADEEAHTEAPSPAERSDMAAPTPPIPTGRGSSAYGPDDSAPSTAAQRPTAESATSPSSETDSHAGDGAGQQTPQHGHSGNPSAPERTTDTGANTPVEESVDAPTRDPDDSA, encoded by the coding sequence ATGAGCGAACGCCCCTTTTCCGCCACCACGATTCAACGCCTGCGTGCGCATGGGCTGTACTACGCCCGTGGGCTATACGCAGAAGTTGCGGGAAAGAACCTTTTCCTCTGGGCACAGGCGATTGCCTTCAAGGTGCTGGTGACGATCGTACCCATCGTCATTCTTGCAACCGGTCTGGTCGGTCGCGTCCTCCGCGGCAACGACGCCTTTGCTGCTGTGGCTCGGTTTATTCACGACTTTCTGCCACCGAGCCAGAGTCATCAGGTTGTCAACTTCTTACACCAGCTACAGGTCTCGAGTGGCACAATCGTCGGCATCGGTGGCGTCGGCCTATTTCTATCGGCGGTCTCATTATTTATCACCCTCCGCATCGCCGTCGGAAATGCTTTCGAGCAGGACTGGCATGAAGGTCGAACGATTGTCGGCGGGTACCTCTTCGACGTTCGCATGGTGCTTCAAGTCGGCGTTCTGTTCGTCGTAACGATCGGTATGTCGGTCTTCGCGCAGTCGATCGATGGCTTTGAGATGCTTGCCTTCGCTGGCCTCGATCAACCCTGGGTCCGCGAAGGATGGCGTCGCGTTATCCAGACACTCGGACTGTTCGTTCCGTTTTTCATTACAACGGCGATGTTTTTTCAGCTTTACTATTTTGTACCTAAGCCGTCGCCACGTAAGCGAAGCGCGCTCTCCGGAGCCCTGATGGCCGGCGTGCTCTGGGAGATGGCGAAACAAATTTTTACGTACTACGCCACCTACGTCGGTAAATTCGATCGGTATGCGACCGAGGGGCTCGGTGCGCTGGGCAACACCTTTGCCCTGATCATCGCCTTCGTGTTCTGGGTTTACTTTTCCGGGATCGTTCTGATGCTCGGCGCCGTGATCGCGTCCCTCCGCGAGCACAGACATGTGACGTCAGGACTGCTTCCCGGAGAGCAGCCGGCAGACGAGGAGGCACACACGGAGGCTCCATCGCCTGCGGAACGTAGCGACATGGCGGCTCCGACGCCCCCGATCCCGACTGGACGCGGGTCGTCCGCTTATGGCCCCGATGACTCGGCGCCGTCCACCGCAGCACAACGGCCGACAGCGGAATCAGCGACTTCTCCCTCGTCTGAAACCGACTCGCACGCCGGTGATGGAGCGGGCCAGCAAACGCCACAGCACGGCCATTCTGGTAACCCCTCGGCGCCCGAAAGAACGACCGATACGGGCGCGAACACGCCGGTCGAAGAATCGGTTGATGCTCCGACGCGTGATCCGGACGACAGCGCCTGA
- a CDS encoding SPOR domain-containing protein gives MSDSEEESGGDVTEAEPPRRTYHVQVRTVEEKTAADRTVSDVVAWFEALPDADRPDPLSGVGNVPVDVRWKAPFYRVRIGPFSSRDAATAVLDALKSDFPDAFIAREAVGSRY, from the coding sequence GTGTCGGACTCCGAGGAGGAATCTGGCGGTGACGTGACGGAAGCTGAGCCACCCCGACGCACGTATCACGTCCAGGTGCGAACTGTTGAGGAAAAAACAGCAGCCGATCGTACCGTGTCAGACGTTGTGGCCTGGTTCGAGGCGTTACCCGATGCCGATCGACCGGACCCCCTTTCCGGTGTTGGAAACGTGCCGGTGGATGTTCGCTGGAAGGCGCCGTTCTATCGTGTGCGAATCGGTCCGTTTTCGTCCCGCGACGCGGCGACTGCGGTGCTCGACGCCTTGAAATCCGACTTTCCGGATGCTTTCATTGCCCGAGAAGCAGTTGGTTCAAGATATTGA
- a CDS encoding carbon-nitrogen hydrolase family protein — translation MDIALVQQYNPSDAMDAFQRGLIAIKNAANAGADLVVFPELSFTKFFPQLPANKRDGDVLDLAEKIPGPTVESVAEQAAEYGVVVVCNLYEVDDGKGYNSSVVIDSDGTVLGVSRMMHIPQYEHFYEQDYYTEGDTGAPVFDTSVGKIGVATCYDRHFPEYMRALALGGAEVVCIPQAGAAGEWAKGVFEAEVQAMSFQNGYFCALANRVGREDNILFDGASLVTDPHGRIVAQAPKGDQSLLMASADLKECDKSPARQLFLKNRREEDYTGGTVSLAASSPAGVRALEGYGDE, via the coding sequence ATGGATATAGCACTCGTTCAGCAATACAACCCCAGCGACGCGATGGATGCTTTCCAGCGCGGGCTGATTGCGATCAAGAATGCCGCGAACGCCGGCGCCGATCTCGTCGTCTTTCCCGAGCTGTCTTTCACCAAGTTCTTTCCGCAGTTGCCAGCAAATAAGCGGGACGGCGACGTGCTCGATCTGGCAGAGAAGATTCCGGGACCGACGGTTGAGTCTGTTGCGGAGCAGGCCGCGGAGTATGGTGTTGTCGTGGTTTGCAACCTTTACGAAGTCGATGACGGCAAAGGCTACAACAGCTCTGTTGTGATCGACAGCGACGGTACCGTTCTCGGTGTGTCTCGCATGATGCACATTCCGCAGTACGAGCATTTCTACGAGCAGGACTACTACACGGAGGGGGATACCGGTGCACCGGTGTTCGATACGTCGGTTGGTAAAATCGGCGTGGCGACGTGCTACGACCGCCATTTCCCAGAATACATGCGGGCCCTCGCCCTCGGCGGTGCTGAAGTGGTGTGCATTCCGCAGGCTGGCGCTGCCGGTGAATGGGCCAAAGGCGTGTTCGAAGCCGAGGTGCAGGCAATGTCGTTCCAGAACGGCTACTTCTGCGCGCTTGCCAATCGTGTTGGCCGTGAAGACAATATCTTGTTCGACGGCGCGTCGTTGGTCACAGATCCGCACGGCCGCATCGTGGCGCAGGCGCCAAAAGGTGACCAGTCGCTTCTGATGGCCTCTGCGGACCTCAAGGAATGCGATAAGTCGCCCGCCCGACAGCTCTTCCTCAAGAATCGACGCGAAGAAGACTACACGGGAGGTACCGTGTCGCTTGCCGCTTCGAGCCCCGCTGGTGTACGAGCTCTCGAAGGGTACGGCGACGAGTAA
- a CDS encoding DUF2905 domain-containing protein → MSSDVIARWLIYGGIGLVLLGALVWGIGRFIDIGHLPGDVSFEGKNVKVFVPITSMIIISIVLTVLLNLILRWWQ, encoded by the coding sequence ATGTCCTCTGATGTCATCGCTCGCTGGCTGATTTACGGTGGGATTGGCCTCGTCCTTCTTGGTGCCCTCGTCTGGGGGATCGGGCGTTTCATTGACATCGGACATTTGCCCGGAGACGTTTCATTTGAAGGAAAGAATGTAAAAGTCTTCGTGCCGATCACCAGCATGATCATCATCAGTATTGTATTGACGGTTCTCTTAAATCTTATCCTTCGCTGGTGGCAATAG
- a CDS encoding glucose-1-phosphate adenylyltransferase, giving the protein MNAPQTNATPGGSQFVDSSLSALAIILGGGAGTRLFPLTKLRAKPAVPLAGRYRLIDVPVSNCINSGITRVFVLTQFNSASLNRHISQAYRFDRFSNGFVSILAAEQTPASKDWFQGTADAVRRVIPHVDGYRHDYTLILSGDQLYSMDYREMIRHHEETGADVTIGTIPVTSDDAPAFGILKTDADHTITEFHEKPSADKLDGKESPVSQDLEDQGRVYLASMGIYIFSRDVLRDLLESNVEHHDFGKQIIPEAIEGKKVVSYPFTGYWSDIGTIRSFYDANLMLAEPNPEFDLYDPDRPLYTNARMLPPAKIESSFVQQSLIAEGSVVVNSQVSKSVIGIRSFVGHNTTIKNAIFMGADHYPWQKPENRGYVEGPAKPGIGEESYVEGAIIDKNVSIGKRCIIKNRDNIEEAEHENFYIRDGIVVIPKNTQIPDDTII; this is encoded by the coding sequence ATGAACGCACCGCAAACGAACGCTACTCCCGGCGGCTCCCAATTTGTCGATTCGTCGCTATCTGCGCTTGCGATTATCCTCGGGGGCGGCGCCGGCACGCGCCTGTTCCCGCTGACGAAGTTGCGCGCGAAACCGGCCGTTCCGCTGGCCGGGCGGTATCGACTGATCGACGTGCCGGTCTCAAACTGCATTAATTCTGGGATCACGCGGGTCTTCGTGCTCACCCAGTTCAACTCGGCGAGTCTGAATCGGCATATCTCGCAGGCCTACCGGTTCGACCGTTTCAGCAACGGGTTCGTCTCGATCCTCGCTGCGGAGCAGACCCCTGCGTCGAAGGACTGGTTTCAGGGGACGGCTGATGCAGTGCGCCGCGTCATTCCGCACGTGGACGGGTACCGGCATGACTACACGCTCATCCTCTCGGGGGATCAGCTGTACTCGATGGACTACCGGGAGATGATTCGCCATCACGAGGAGACCGGAGCCGATGTGACCATCGGGACGATTCCGGTGACGTCCGATGATGCGCCCGCGTTCGGCATTCTGAAGACCGATGCGGACCACACGATCACGGAGTTTCACGAAAAACCGTCGGCAGATAAACTCGACGGGAAGGAGAGCCCGGTCAGCCAAGATCTGGAAGATCAGGGGCGCGTGTACCTCGCGTCCATGGGCATCTACATCTTTAGCCGAGATGTTCTCCGTGACCTGCTCGAGTCGAACGTGGAGCATCACGACTTTGGTAAGCAGATCATCCCGGAGGCGATCGAGGGCAAAAAGGTTGTCAGTTACCCGTTCACGGGCTACTGGAGCGACATCGGGACCATACGGTCGTTTTATGATGCTAATCTGATGCTCGCTGAGCCGAACCCGGAGTTCGACCTGTACGATCCGGACCGTCCGCTCTACACGAACGCGCGGATGCTACCACCCGCGAAAATTGAGAGCTCGTTTGTTCAGCAGTCGCTCATCGCGGAAGGGAGCGTCGTCGTCAATAGTCAGGTGTCGAAGTCGGTAATCGGCATCCGCTCGTTCGTCGGGCACAACACGACGATCAAAAACGCGATTTTCATGGGAGCAGACCACTATCCGTGGCAAAAGCCCGAAAACCGGGGATACGTGGAAGGTCCGGCCAAGCCCGGCATTGGAGAAGAGTCGTATGTCGAAGGTGCTATTATCGATAAGAACGTCTCGATCGGAAAACGCTGTATCATCAAAAATCGCGATAACATCGAGGAAGCAGAGCACGAGAACTTCTACATCCGTGACGGCATCGTGGTGATTCCAAAGAATACTCAGATTCCCGACGATACGATTATTTAG